Part of the Candidatus Abyssobacteria bacterium SURF_5 genome, AGCGCCGACATTATCATTTTCAAGAGCGGGTCGGCGAAAATCGGCATCATTGAAGAGGAAACGGCGACGCATATCACGATTCGGGAAAAGGACAAAGTGGCTACGATCTCGAAGGCGAACATCGAGCGAGTGGAATATTCGGACGCGGAGGAAAACGAAAAGCTGCGCATGAAGTGGAAAGAGGAGAAAGAACGGCTCGAGGAGCAGAGGAAGAAAGCGCGAGAGGCGGAAGAGAAATTTGAAGCCGACCAAAAAGCCAAGGGTCTCCTGAATGTGGATGGCAAGTGGATCTCGGTGGGCGAGGCTGAAGCGAGACGCCAGGAGCAAATTCGTCAGGAGGTCCAGCAGCAGAATCAATCTGCCGCGGGCACAGAGCCCGAGACGTCCGAGGAATTCGAGATTCCGGAATACGTTGAAGATCTGCCTGAAGACAAGAAGGAACTGGTGCTGGAGGAGCTGAAGCGCCAGCAAGAGATTGAAGTGCTCAACGTTCAGGTTGTCCAACTTGGTGGGGATCAGGTGCAGGTGAAGGGAACGGTCATCAACAAGAGTGATACGGTTGCCAAAGCCGTCGAGCTGGAGATTGAAAGTTTTGATGAACAGGGCGAAGTGCTCGAACTGGAGAGCGCCAGAGTTTCGTTTTTAAGGCCTGGTGAATCCGGTTCATTCACTGCGCCGCTGAAAACGAGCGCCGAATTAGTGAAGAATGCAAGCGTGCGGATACTGTCGGTCCGGTGGGAATAGGGGAGGTCAGGCCGGAGGTGGTTCTTACATGAAGGAAGGAAGGGGAAATGGGACGAATCTTTGATGATATCACTGAGACCGTCGGAAACACCCCCTTGGTGCGGATCAACCGATTGTCACGAGGTATCGATGCGACCATTGCGGCGAAGCTGGAATCATTCAATCCATTAAGTAGCGTGAAAGATCGAATCGGCGTCGCAATGATCGATGCGGCAGAATCGCAGGGGTTGATCGATAAGGATACTGTCATTGTGGAACCGACGAGCGGCAACACGGGCATAGCTTTGGCTTTTGTTGCCGCCGCCCGCGGCTACCGGCTGATATTGACAATGCCCGAGACGATGAGCGTGGAGCGACGCACCTTGCTGAAGCTGCTGGGTGCGGAACTCGTGTTGACGCCCGGTCCCGCCGGCATGCGGGGGGCGGTCGCCGAGGCGGAGCGGATTGTCGCCAAAAACAAGAAGTCATTCATGCCTCAGCAATTCAATAATCCGGCGAATCCGGAAATACATCGCAAGACCACGGCGGAAGAAATATGGTCGGACACGGACGGCAAAATCGATATTTTTGTAGCCGGTGTCGGTACAGGCGGAACAATAACCGGAGTGGGTGAAATTCTCAAGAAGCGGAAGGCAAGTATCCGCCGAATTGCGGTTGAACCCGCCGAGTCACCCGTACTATCCGGCGGAAAACCAGGCCCGCACAAAATCCAGGGAATCGGTGCCGGGTTCATTCCGAATGTTTTCAATCGTAATGCGGTTGATGAGGTGATCCAGGTGAAGACAGAGGACGCCATTCGCACTGCTCGTCGTCTGGCGTCTGAGGAAGGTATTCTATGCGGAATCTCTTCGGGCGCCGCCTGTCATGCCGCTCTTGAAGTCGGCCGGCGGCCGGAGAATTCGGGCAAGCTCATCGTGGTGATCCTGCCGGACACGGGGGAACGATATCTTTCAACCGATCTTGTCGAGCGATAGAGG contains:
- the cysK gene encoding cysteine synthase A, with translation MGRIFDDITETVGNTPLVRINRLSRGIDATIAAKLESFNPLSSVKDRIGVAMIDAAESQGLIDKDTVIVEPTSGNTGIALAFVAAARGYRLILTMPETMSVERRTLLKLLGAELVLTPGPAGMRGAVAEAERIVAKNKKSFMPQQFNNPANPEIHRKTTAEEIWSDTDGKIDIFVAGVGTGGTITGVGEILKKRKASIRRIAVEPAESPVLSGGKPGPHKIQGIGAGFIPNVFNRNAVDEVIQVKTEDAIRTARRLASEEGILCGISSGAACHAALEVGRRPENSGKLIVVILPDTGERYLSTDLVER